A window from Halopelagius inordinatus encodes these proteins:
- a CDS encoding sugar phosphate nucleotidyltransferase, with amino-acid sequence MSDVTEAVVLAAGEGRRLRPLTKYLPKPMLPVANRPVIDFVLDSLVANGIERIVVVVGYRSDRIQTHLTSAHPDTEIEFVQQPSQLGSGHALLQAKDSVGDDFVVVNGDNIIDENIVAATLRRYTTTDSASTVAVAHSDTPEEYGVVISDRGLISDIDEHPVEREGYLVNAGVYVFNRSVFDALDRTDPWQGEIRLTDAIAHLDGPVTSILVNGGWLDPSNPWKLLSVSETVLADELGSQVQIADSARVHETAVIEGPVVIGENCNIGPGAVIRSGTCLQDNVHVGANTVIERSILSNDAYVGANALLRDSVLGSGAEIRDCVASPGGRADVVVDGKLYTDRRLGSIVADRATVGTNATLESGCSVGAEATVGAGVVVDGTVREKTEIAA; translated from the coding sequence ATGAGCGATGTTACCGAGGCTGTCGTCCTCGCTGCTGGGGAGGGACGACGCCTCCGTCCGCTAACGAAGTACCTTCCGAAGCCCATGCTGCCCGTCGCGAACCGCCCCGTCATCGACTTCGTGCTCGACTCTCTCGTCGCAAACGGGATAGAGCGCATCGTCGTCGTCGTGGGGTACCGGAGCGACCGAATCCAGACGCACCTCACGTCCGCCCACCCCGACACGGAGATAGAGTTCGTGCAACAGCCCTCCCAGTTGGGAAGCGGTCACGCCCTCTTGCAGGCGAAAGACTCCGTCGGTGACGACTTCGTCGTCGTCAACGGCGACAACATAATCGACGAGAATATCGTGGCGGCGACGCTTCGACGCTACACCACGACCGATTCCGCCTCCACTGTCGCCGTCGCTCACTCGGACACCCCAGAGGAGTACGGCGTCGTCATCTCGGACCGCGGACTCATCTCGGACATCGACGAACACCCGGTCGAACGCGAGGGCTACCTCGTCAACGCGGGCGTGTACGTGTTCAACCGCAGCGTGTTCGACGCGCTCGACCGGACCGACCCGTGGCAAGGCGAGATACGGCTCACGGACGCCATCGCCCACCTCGACGGTCCGGTGACGTCGATTCTGGTCAACGGCGGATGGCTCGACCCCTCGAACCCCTGGAAGCTTCTGTCGGTCTCCGAGACCGTTCTGGCGGACGAACTCGGCTCTCAGGTCCAGATTGCGGACTCGGCGCGAGTCCACGAAACCGCCGTCATCGAGGGTCCGGTCGTCATCGGAGAGAACTGCAACATCGGCCCCGGCGCGGTCATCCGGTCGGGGACGTGCCTACAGGACAACGTCCACGTCGGCGCGAATACCGTCATCGAGCGGTCTATCCTCTCGAACGACGCCTACGTCGGCGCGAACGCGCTCCTCCGGGATTCGGTTCTCGGGTCGGGCGCCGAGATACGAGACTGCGTCGCCTCGCCGGGCGGCCGCGCGGACGTCGTCGTAGACGGGAAACTGTACACGGACCGGCGACTCGGAAGTATCGTGGCCGACCGAGCGACGGTCGGCACGAACGCGACGCTCGAATCGGGTTGCAGCGTCGGTGCGGAGGCAACCGTCGGCGCGGGCGTCGTCGTGGACGGAACGGTTCGCGAAAAAACGGAGATAGCTGCTTAA
- a CDS encoding ArsR/SmtB family transcription factor: protein MAASTQWVASSPLHLEDVDSDALLDSLGDEVAREILVAGQRGAVTAEELAERCEVSESTIYRRLDRLNELGLVERCNPLLSASKGSYRTRIDGVSIQIGEDDMEVKQGPSDCTEDAIETVMDVVDVQHVSYDADEELVDVQFKLDPDLFETFMQVYGRSNE, encoded by the coding sequence ATGGCAGCCAGCACGCAATGGGTCGCGTCGTCACCGCTCCACCTCGAAGATGTAGATAGCGATGCTCTCCTCGACTCCCTCGGGGACGAGGTCGCACGAGAGATTCTCGTCGCGGGACAACGCGGCGCCGTCACCGCCGAGGAACTCGCAGAACGCTGCGAAGTCTCGGAGTCGACGATCTACCGCCGTCTGGACCGCTTGAACGAACTCGGCCTCGTCGAACGCTGCAACCCGCTTCTCAGCGCGTCGAAGGGCTCTTACCGCACGCGCATCGACGGCGTGTCCATCCAGATCGGAGAGGACGACATGGAGGTCAAGCAGGGCCCGAGCGACTGCACGGAGGACGCGATAGAGACCGTCATGGACGTCGTAGACGTCCAGCACGTGAGCTACGATGCGGACGAGGAACTCGTCGACGTCCAGTTCAAACTCGACCCCGACCTGTTCGAGACGTTCATGCAGGTGTACGGTCGCTCGAACGAGTGA
- the glmU gene encoding bifunctional sugar-1-phosphate nucleotidylyltransferase/acetyltransferase, translating into MQTVVLAAGVGSRMGPLTDERPKPMLPVAGRPLVSHTVASAVEAGASKIVLVVGYQSEDVREHFGDEYAGVPVEYAVQEEQRGTADAVRAAVEVLDDGPFAVLNGDALYDVPSLGDLYDGGPAVGSFEVADPTSYGVLRTDDAGHVSGVVEKPEDPPSNLVNAGAYVFPEEAGAWLHDVEESERGEFELTDVLDRLCERGDVRAVAFDRWLDVGRPWELLEANEWKLGELEAQVDGDVSDDAELGDSVVVEEGATVRSGVVVEGPALIQSGATVGPNAYVRGASLVGPNAKIGHAVEVKNSVLMDGATAGHLSYVGDSVVGRDVNFGAGTQVANLRHDGGDVKMTVKGDRVSTGRRKMGVVVGHDTKTGINSSLDAGVVFSPGSTVEPGESVTRDR; encoded by the coding sequence ATGCAGACAGTCGTTCTCGCCGCAGGCGTCGGCAGTCGAATGGGGCCGCTCACCGACGAGCGTCCGAAGCCCATGCTCCCGGTGGCCGGGCGTCCCCTCGTCTCTCACACGGTAGCGTCGGCCGTCGAGGCCGGCGCGTCGAAGATCGTACTCGTCGTCGGCTACCAGTCCGAGGACGTGCGCGAGCACTTCGGCGACGAGTACGCGGGCGTACCCGTAGAATACGCCGTCCAGGAGGAACAGCGCGGGACTGCCGACGCGGTCCGGGCCGCGGTCGAAGTCCTCGACGACGGCCCGTTCGCCGTGCTCAACGGCGACGCGCTCTACGACGTGCCGTCGCTCGGAGACCTGTACGACGGCGGACCCGCGGTCGGATCGTTCGAGGTGGCCGACCCCACGTCGTACGGCGTCCTCCGGACCGACGACGCGGGCCACGTCTCCGGCGTCGTCGAGAAGCCCGAGGACCCGCCCTCGAACCTCGTCAACGCCGGCGCGTACGTCTTCCCCGAGGAGGCGGGCGCGTGGCTTCACGACGTGGAGGAGTCAGAGCGCGGCGAATTCGAACTGACGGACGTGCTCGACCGCCTCTGCGAACGCGGCGACGTGCGCGCAGTCGCGTTCGACCGGTGGTTGGACGTCGGACGCCCGTGGGAACTGCTCGAAGCCAACGAGTGGAAACTCGGAGAACTGGAGGCGCAAGTCGACGGCGACGTGAGCGACGACGCCGAACTCGGCGATTCGGTGGTCGTAGAGGAGGGCGCGACGGTTCGCTCGGGCGTCGTCGTCGAGGGGCCCGCGCTGATCCAATCGGGTGCCACCGTCGGTCCGAACGCGTACGTGCGCGGCGCCTCTCTCGTCGGTCCGAACGCGAAGATAGGTCACGCCGTGGAGGTCAAAAACAGCGTCCTCATGGACGGCGCGACGGCGGGCCACCTCTCGTACGTCGGCGACAGCGTCGTCGGGCGTGACGTGAACTTCGGGGCGGGCACGCAGGTCGCGAATCTGCGACACGACGGCGGTGACGTGAAGATGACCGTCAAAGGCGACCGCGTCTCGACCGGCCGCCGAAAGATGGGCGTCGTCGTCGGTCACGACACGAAGACGGGGATAAACAGTAGTCTCGACGCCGGTGTGGTGTTCTCGCCCGGTTCGACCGTCGAACCCGGCGAGTCCGTCACGCGGGACCGCTGA
- the glmS gene encoding glutamine--fructose-6-phosphate transaminase (isomerizing) has protein sequence MCGITACIGETDSVEPLIEGLQSLEYRGYDSAGIAVKGRSDISLAKSVGEVSELVDEVEENPLSGEYGIGHTRWATHGGVTDENAHPHTDESGRVAVVHNGIIGNHQSLKSELESRGHTFTSDTDTEVVPHLIEEELNNGATPEEAFRSAVARLSGTYAIAAIIDGDEAIYATRSGSPLVFGIGPGRYFLASDVPAFVEYTDQVVYLHDGDFIAVRPDGYEITDGAGRQINREVERVEWSAETATKGGYEHFMLKEIHEQPGALRNTIHGRLNALDGTVELDDFPEGTFSEIEEVQFVGMGTSYHAAMYASNMLSARGVPSYAFQAGEYGLVRPPVKSNTLVVAVTQSGETADTLDAIRRAQSAGARTVAITNTVGSSVTRECDETLLIRAGPEIGVAATKTFCSQVTALSMIGERLVEDVTGGQSNSARDLVESMSRLPGHVQEVLDTSIASAVAKEYKDADSYFFIGRGVAHPVALEGALKFKEISYEHAEGFAASELKHGPLALVTPNTPVFAVFTGFDDEATLSNMKEVQARGAPVIAVTSKTDGEIAEFADHVLSIPETHPDMAGIPASVQLQLVAYHAADLLDRPIDKPRNLAKSVTVQ, from the coding sequence ATGTGTGGAATAACTGCGTGCATCGGAGAGACCGACTCGGTGGAACCGCTTATCGAAGGACTGCAGAGCTTAGAGTACCGCGGGTACGACTCTGCGGGCATCGCCGTCAAGGGGCGGTCGGACATCTCGCTGGCCAAGAGCGTCGGCGAAGTGTCCGAACTCGTCGACGAAGTCGAGGAGAACCCCCTCTCGGGGGAGTACGGTATCGGTCACACCCGATGGGCGACGCACGGCGGCGTCACCGACGAGAACGCCCACCCGCACACCGACGAGTCGGGTCGGGTCGCCGTGGTTCACAACGGTATCATCGGTAACCACCAGTCGCTGAAGTCCGAACTGGAGTCGCGGGGACACACCTTCACGAGCGACACGGACACGGAAGTCGTCCCGCACCTCATAGAGGAGGAACTGAACAACGGCGCGACCCCCGAGGAAGCGTTCCGCTCTGCGGTCGCCCGCCTCTCTGGCACGTACGCCATCGCCGCCATCATCGACGGCGACGAGGCTATCTACGCCACCCGCTCTGGGTCGCCCCTCGTCTTCGGCATCGGCCCGGGCCGGTACTTCCTCGCCAGCGACGTTCCGGCGTTCGTCGAGTACACGGACCAGGTGGTCTACCTCCACGACGGCGACTTCATCGCCGTCCGCCCCGACGGTTACGAGATCACCGACGGCGCGGGCAGACAGATAAACCGCGAAGTCGAACGCGTCGAGTGGAGCGCCGAAACCGCCACGAAAGGCGGCTACGAGCACTTCATGCTCAAGGAGATTCACGAGCAGCCCGGCGCGCTCCGCAACACCATCCACGGCCGCCTGAACGCGCTCGACGGGACTGTGGAACTCGACGACTTCCCCGAGGGGACGTTCTCCGAGATAGAGGAGGTCCAGTTCGTCGGTATGGGCACGTCGTACCACGCGGCGATGTACGCCTCGAACATGCTATCGGCGCGCGGGGTACCGTCGTACGCCTTCCAGGCTGGCGAGTACGGCCTCGTCAGACCGCCGGTCAAGTCCAACACGCTCGTCGTCGCCGTCACCCAAAGCGGAGAGACCGCGGACACTCTCGACGCGATTCGGCGGGCGCAGAGCGCCGGGGCCCGAACGGTCGCCATCACCAACACCGTCGGGTCGTCGGTGACGCGCGAGTGCGACGAGACGCTCCTCATCCGCGCCGGACCGGAAATCGGCGTCGCCGCGACCAAGACGTTCTGCTCGCAGGTGACCGCTCTCTCTATGATCGGCGAACGACTCGTCGAGGACGTCACGGGCGGCCAGTCCAACAGCGCTCGCGACCTCGTCGAGTCGATGTCGCGGCTTCCCGGCCACGTCCAGGAGGTGCTCGACACCTCCATCGCGTCCGCCGTCGCGAAGGAGTACAAAGACGCGGACTCGTACTTCTTCATCGGGCGCGGCGTCGCCCACCCGGTGGCGCTCGAAGGCGCGCTGAAGTTCAAGGAGATATCGTACGAACACGCAGAGGGCTTTGCGGCGTCCGAACTCAAACACGGACCGTTAGCGCTCGTCACGCCGAATACGCCGGTGTTCGCGGTGTTCACCGGCTTCGACGACGAGGCCACCCTGAGCAACATGAAGGAGGTCCAAGCGCGCGGCGCGCCCGTCATCGCGGTCACCAGCAAGACCGACGGCGAGATAGCGGAGTTCGCAGACCACGTCCTCTCCATCCCGGAGACGCACCCCGACATGGCCGGCATCCCCGCGAGCGTCCAACTGCAACTCGTCGCGTACCACGCGGCTGACCTCCTCGACCGACCCATCGACAAACCGCGAAACTTGGCGAAGTCGGTCACGGTCCAGTAA